The Pseudomonas cucumis sequence GCATTCTGGCCGGCATAGCGCGCCTGGGTTTTGTCACCGAGCTGCTATCCAAACCAATCCGCTACGGGTACATGAACGGAATCGCGCTGACAGTATTGATCAGCCAACTGCCCAAACTTCTCGGTTTTTCAATTGAATCCGACGGCCCGTTGAGAAACCTGTGGGCCATCGCTACAGCGATCATGGAGGGGAAAACCAACTGGACCGCCTTCATGGTCGGTGCAGCCACCCTGGCCGTGATTCTGCTGTTCAAGGGCAACAAGCGCGTACCGAGCATTCTGATCGCCGTGGTGGGAGCGACCATCGTCGTGGGTGTGCTGGACCTTGCAGAGAGCGCTGGAATATCAGTCCTCGGCTCTCTTCCACAAGGCTTGCCTGCGTTCGACATCCCCTGGATCACCAGGGCCGACATCGTCCCCGTCCTGATCGGCGGTTTCGCTGTTGCCCTGGTTTCATTCGCCGATACCAGCGTGCTCTCACGTGTCTATGCGGCGCGGAGCCGTACCTATGTGGACCCGAACCAGGAGATGGTGGGCCTGGGCGTCACCAACCTGGCCGCCGGATTTTTTCAGGGTTTTCCGATCTGCAGCAGTTCGTCACGTACGCCCGTGGCCGAGGCCGCAGGCGCCAAAACCCAACTGACCGGCGTCATCGGTGCGGTTGCTGTTGCCTTATTGCTAGTGGTGGCGCCGGACCTGTTGAAGGATTTACCCACCAGCGCACTGGCTGCGGTGGTGATCGCCTCCGCCATCGGCCTGATTGAGATCACCGACCTGCGACGCATTTATCGAATCCAGCGTTGGGAGTTCTGGCTGTCAATCGTCTGCACCGTCGGCGTGGCCGTGCTGGGTGCGATTGAGGGCATCGGCCTGGCCATTGTCATAGCTGTCATCGAATTTCTGTGGGATGGCTGGCGCCCTTACTCTGCCGTTCTGGGACGCGCAGATGGCGTTAAGGGTTATCACGACATCAAGCGCTATCCCGACGCGCGCCTTGTACCCGGCCTCGTACTGTTTCGCTGGGATGCGCCGTTGTTTTTCGCCAACGCCGAGTTGTTCCATGACCGAGTGCTCGACGCAGTGGCTGCATCGCCTACGCCAGTGCGCTGGTTGGTCGTTGCGGCGGAACCCGTCACCAGCGTGGACGTGACCTCCGCCGACATGCTGGCGGATCTGGACGAAACCTTGCACGCGGCAGGTATCAAGCTGTGCGTGGCCGAGATGAAGGACCCGGTCAAGGACAAGCTGAAGCGATTCGGGCTTTTCGCGCGGCTTGGCGAAACGGCGTTCTTTCCAACAGTAGGTACTGCAGTTGACAGCTATCTCATGATTCATCCGGTGGATTGGGAGGACGAGGATCGCTGAGTGGCATGGAGACACTCAGCGACGGGTTTTTATCAATGTTTCCATGTTTACCGGCTCGCCCGTGGCTTACCGAACGCATGCCTTTGCCACTCTCTACAGGAGGTAATCAATGGTTCCCATACCCACTCTCGAAAAGGTTTTTTCCCGAGACCTGCTCGATGTACTGATTCGTGCCGGACTGGTTGCCGTCCTGGTGATGTTCTGCTTTCAGATATTCAGCCCGTTCCTGGATCTGATGCTGTGGTCGGTGATCCTGGCGATCACCCTCTACCCCTTGCAAGTCAGGTTCAAAGGCAAACTGGGAAACAAGGACGGGATCACCGCGACACTGATCGTATTGATCGTCATCAGTATTCTTATGGTGCCTGTCTATTTGTTGGGAGCCTCGCTTGCGGAATCCGTGGGAAGGGTCATGACCATGGTCAAAACCGACAGTTTCCATATTCCGCCACCGTCCGCCACGGTAGCCAGTTGGCCACTGGTGGGAGAACCTCTTTATAACTTATGGGCCCAAGCCACCACTGATCTGCCCCATCTGGCGCAGAAATTCATACCGCAGATCAAAGGCGTCAGCCTCTCCCTGCTGAGCAAGCTTGCGGGTGTCAGCATGGGGCTCCTTTTATTCATCGTCGCCCTGATCATTGCCGGTATTTTTTTAGCGTATGGAGAAAGCGGCCACCGCAGCGCGGTGCGAATCGTTACGCGCTTCAGCGGTCCGATCAACGGGCCGAAAATCGCCGACCTGTGCACCGCCACCATCCGGGCAGTGGCGTTGGGGGTGGTCGGCATCGCGTTCATTCAGATGCTGTTGGTGGGCATCGGCTTTGTGTTCATGGGCGTCCCCGGCGCCGGTCTTCTCGCCTTGGCGGTGCTGCTGCTTGGCATCATGCAATTACCGGCGACCCTGATTACCCTTCCAGTCATCGTCTTTGTTTTCATGAGCGAAGGGGCCAGTACGGCGACCATTGTGTTTGCCATTTATGTGTTCATCGCGGGCTTGGTCGATAACGTCCTCAAACCGCTGCTGCTGGGTCGCGGTGTCGATGTACCGATGCCGGTGGTGTTGATCGGGGCCTTGGGCGGCATGGTCACGGGCGGGATCCTCGGCCTGTTTATCGGCCCTGTGATACTCGCGGTCGGCTATCAGCTGTTCTGGGAATGGGTGGATCAAGTGCAAGGGCCCGGGCCCGACAATCAGGGACAGACCTGACACGGCGGCCGAGGATATTCCCATGCTGTTGAATCTACTGGCCGGCCTTCCCGTGATGTTGTTCTGCCTGGTACTGCAAGCCATTTTCGTGACCATATGCCTGCGTCAATACGTGCATTTCAGGCATTCCAAACCGCCTGAAACGCAATGGCTGAATATCCTGTTGTTGTCGATGGTGATGCTGCTGATGTTACTGAGTAATTTCGTGCAGATCGCCATCTGGGCCACGCTGTTCATGCTGCTCAACGAATTCGACGAATTCGCCATCGCGATGTATCACTCGGCGGTCAACTTCGCCACGCTAGGCTACGGCGACATCGTCATGTCCCCTCGCTGGCGTCTGCTTGGCCCATTGGAGGCAGCCAACGGAATCCTGATGTTTGGTGTCTCCACCTCAGTGATGACCGCTGCGGTAATGGATGTCATAAAACACAACATGGACAGGCTACAGCAGCGTGAACGCCCATAGGCATGCGCCGATCATGGCAGCGCCTTTTCCAGTGCCTCACGCAATTGTGCCGCCGTGGCGTATTCGTGCTTCCCCACCAATTGACCGTCCTTGAGCTGCAGCCACAGCACTTTATCCACGGACCCGGGGTAGCGCGGCGCCACGCGACCATCACGGTCAAGCATCACTCGATAGGGATAATCGCGCATGGCCGGTACTGCGAACATCTTCGCGATCAGTCGAGGCATGCGCTGGATGTCCGCGACAAATACCGCGTGCCGAGCCTCCAGGTAGCCCTTGGGCTGGTCTTGCAGAGCGGCGCCGACCAGTTTAGCGGCGTCCATGCTGCGCGCCACCAACAGCGTCTGAGTCTGGTTATCGAGCGTGAAAGCCTGATCGAACTGATCAAGTAAGGTCCACGGCGCCAGGCGCTCGCCAACCTCCAGCGCCTGGGCCCAAAGCGGCAGAAGACTGAGCAATAACACCGGCCAATATTTCAAGTTCTACTCCTCGTTCGAGCGCAAATACGTAATGGCCATCAGTCTACACCGCCCGTTCCGAGAGCTCAGTACCCCCGTTTACCGTTTCATGCTTTCTGCTTGTCGCAAATGAACGCTAAGCTTGGGCCTATGGATGATTCAGATTATTTACGCCTGCTGACCATTGCGGCCGAGCAAGCCAACACGTTCCTGTCCAATGCCCGCAAATGGGAGCGTGAGCGTTGGGTTTGCCAGCGCCTGCTGCAAGGCCTGAACATACCCTATCGCGCCGACGAATTTGCCCCCGCCGGGGAGCCGCCGGACGTGTTGTTCCGCGACGCGAATTTCGAGGTATTTTTCGTGCTCGACGAAGGCCGGCGCCTCAACGACGAATGGCGCGACGAGCTGCAACGTCGACGCAGCGCGTTTTCCCTGAGCCAACTGGTGCGCCGCGAGGCCAAGCCCAGGCGCATCCCAGCCAATGAGTTTCTGCTGAGACTGGCGCCGACCTTGCGCAAAAAAGCCCACAACTATAAGGAACGCGGCATGGACCTGGGGGAGCTGGACATCATCGCCTTCGCCAGCCTCAAGCGCGAAGTACTGGACCTCAACAGCCACTTTCCACCGCCCACCGAGTACCTGCGTCAGGGCTGGCGCTCATTATCGCTGGTCGGCCCGACCTTCGCCCGAGTGTTATTCGCCCACCCGGATGCCCCGGATTTCTTGCGCAGCAATCTGGGGCGCAGCATCGTTTTCGATGTCGGAATCAGCCTGTGAGTCCATTGCAGGAGCTGATCGCCGAAGTACCGCAACAAGGCCGTGTGCGCTGGATCGGTGTGCGACCACAATCGCGCTCGCCGATGATCGAACTTGATGCCGTAGAAGCGCGGCTCGAGGCCGGGTTGACCGGTGATCATGCCCGGCCCGGTGTGCGCAATGCGCGGCAGGTGACGTTGATTCAGTGGGAACACCTGGCCGTCATCAATTCGCTGATGGGCCGCCCCGACGATCAACCGGTGCAACCTCAGGATCTGCGGCGCAATATCGTCGTCAGCGGCATCAACCTGTTCAGCCTCAAGGGCCGGCGTTTCAGGATCGGCCAGGCGATTTTTGAAACCAGCGGCTGGTGCCAACCCTGCGCACGTCTCGAAAACAACCTCGGCCCCGGGACCTTTCAGGCTGTTCGCGGACATGGCGGAATCACTGCCCGAGTGCTACAAAGTGGCATCATTCGCCTGGACGACAGGGTGAATGTCGAGCCGATTCCGGACAGCGGCTATGCTCCGTTCAACCCAGGATAAAAGCCCTGTAGCTTCTAAACATTCAGCAACGTCTACCTGACGAGGCCCAATATGACCAGCCGCCTGAACCCGGACGACCAGAAGCATGTCGAAGAGTACCTGCACCTGTCCCAGCACCAAGTCGAGCGCCGGCCTTTTCGGCCGTGGATGCTCCTGGTGGTGGTGTTGGCAGTGACCATTGGTTTAGGCCTGTTGAGCCGACTTATCAGTTACCTGACGCTATGAGCTGCATCGCGCTCGCTCGGGTAATTGCACCGATTTCTTTTAGCCTTGCGAGATATCCCCATGACTCATCGTATTGTCATCGTTGGCGGCGGCGCCGGCGGTCTGGAGTTGGCTACCCGTCTGGGTAAAACTCTGGGTAAGCGCGGCACGGCCAGTGTGATGCTGGTCGACGCGAACCTGACCCACATCTGGAAACCGCTGTTGCACGAAGTGGCGGCAGGTTCCCTGAACTCTTCCGAAGACGAACTCAACTATGTTGCCCAGGCAAAATGGAACCACTTCGAGTTCCAGCTGGGGCGCATGAGCGGGCTCGATCGCGCACAGAAGAAGATCCAGCTGGCCGCCACCTACGACGAGGCCGGTCTGGAACTGGTGCCGGCGCGCGAAGTAGCTTACGACTCGCTGGTGATTGCCGTCGGCAGCACCACGAACGATTTCGGCACACAGGGCGCGGCGCAGCATTGCCTGTTCCTCGACACCCGCAAACAGGCCGAGCGCTTCCATCAGCAACTGCTCAATCACTACCTGCGCGCCCACGCCGGGCAGACCGACAAAGTCGAGCAAATTAGCGTAGCGATCGTCGGCGCCGGTGCCACCGGGGTCGAATTGGCAGCGGAACTGCATAACGCCGCCCACGAACTCGCGGCCTACGGCCTGGACCGAATCAAACCGGAAAACATGCACATCACCCTGATAGAAGCCGGACCACGGGTGCTGCCTGCCCTGCCGGAACGAATCGGCGGGCCTGTGCATAAGACCCTGGAGAAACTCGGGGTCAACGTGATGACCAATGCGGCGGTCAGCGAAGTGACGGCAGACAGCCTGATTACCGCCGACGGCAAAGTGATCAATGCGAGCCTGAAAGTCTGGGCCGCCGGGATTCGTGCCCCAGGTTTCCTCAAGGACATCGATGGCCTGGAAACCAACCGCATCAATCAACTGCAAGTGTTGCCAACACTGCAAACCACCCGCGACGAGAACATCTTCGCCTTCGGTGACTGCGCGGCCTGCCCACAACCGGGCACCGACCGCAATGTGCCGCCGCGCGCCCAGGCCGCGCACCAGCAAGCTTCGTTGCTGGCCAAATCGCTGAAACTGCGGATCGAAGGCAAATCCTTGCCGGAATACAAATACACCGATTACGGTTCGCTGATTTCGCTGTCGCGTTTTTCGGCTGTGGGTAACTTGATGGGCAACCTGACCGGCAGCGTGATGCTCGAGGGCTGGCTGGCACGGATGTTTTACGTGTCTCTGTATCGCATGCACCAGATGGCGCTGTATGGCGCATTCCGCACGGCGATGTTGATGCTGGGCAGCAAGATTGGGCGCGGGACTGAGCCGCGGTTGAAGCTGCATTAACACACGGAGCGGGCTTGCTCGCGAAGGGGCCAGTACTTTCAACCTAGATGTTGTCTGTGATGCCGCTTTCGCGAACAAGCCCGCTCCCACATTTTTTTATTCATCGCCCTGCAGATCTGTGTCTCACTGTATCTCCCCCACTGATTCCACCCCTTCGCTTACAAACTCTGCGCTCCACGACACAGTAGCGATACACCACGCCCGCTAAATGGCCACACCCGAGCAAGGCACCGCCTGCTTCGGTCCTCGCCGCGCTCATGTGGCGTTCTTTATCGAGCGGTTGTGTTGTGCAACCCAGGAGATTTGTAATGTCCCGTACTACTACTCTCAGCAAAAACACCGTTGGCCTGCTTGGCGCCGTCCTGGCCGGAGGCATGATGTTGTCTGGTTCCGTATTCGCTTCGCAGCCGCTGACTCAGGGCTACCTGCTGGCCTCGGCCGACCAGGTCGTAAAGACGCCTGAAGGTAAATGTGGCGAAGGCAAGTGCGGCGATGCCTCGATGGCCAAAACCGATACTGATGATGACGGCAAAGTATCCCGCGCGGAATTTTTGAAAGTCGCACCCAAGGCTGACTTCGACAAGATCGACACCAACCATGACGGCCAAATCGACGAACAAGAGGCTTTCGATAATGTGAAAGCCAACTACGAAGCCAATGGCAAAAAAATGCCAAAGGGTTTGTTCGAGCACTTGAAAGACAATAGTTAAGCCTCTGAAGGCCCAAGCCCTGCCTCTCCATCGAGAATCGGGGCTTTTTTGCCTTTACAGCAGGCAAAAAAAATCCCCGTATCTTTCGATACGAGGATTTTTAATATGGTCGGGGTAAGGGGATTCGAACTCCTGACATCCTGCTCCCAAAGCAGGCGCGCTACCGGACTGCGCTATACCCCGGTAAAAAAAAGG is a genomic window containing:
- a CDS encoding MOSC domain-containing protein, whose product is MSPLQELIAEVPQQGRVRWIGVRPQSRSPMIELDAVEARLEAGLTGDHARPGVRNARQVTLIQWEHLAVINSLMGRPDDQPVQPQDLRRNIVVSGINLFSLKGRRFRIGQAIFETSGWCQPCARLENNLGPGTFQAVRGHGGITARVLQSGIIRLDDRVNVEPIPDSGYAPFNPG
- a CDS encoding NAD(P)/FAD-dependent oxidoreductase, coding for MTHRIVIVGGGAGGLELATRLGKTLGKRGTASVMLVDANLTHIWKPLLHEVAAGSLNSSEDELNYVAQAKWNHFEFQLGRMSGLDRAQKKIQLAATYDEAGLELVPAREVAYDSLVIAVGSTTNDFGTQGAAQHCLFLDTRKQAERFHQQLLNHYLRAHAGQTDKVEQISVAIVGAGATGVELAAELHNAAHELAAYGLDRIKPENMHITLIEAGPRVLPALPERIGGPVHKTLEKLGVNVMTNAAVSEVTADSLITADGKVINASLKVWAAGIRAPGFLKDIDGLETNRINQLQVLPTLQTTRDENIFAFGDCAACPQPGTDRNVPPRAQAAHQQASLLAKSLKLRIEGKSLPEYKYTDYGSLISLSRFSAVGNLMGNLTGSVMLEGWLARMFYVSLYRMHQMALYGAFRTAMLMLGSKIGRGTEPRLKLH
- a CDS encoding SulP family inorganic anion transporter — encoded protein: MSDSDSSSPVPEPGRIAHRETSDDKTSWSRWLPGLRTLRGYKIAWLRHDFVAGLVLTTMLVPVGIAYAVASGVPGIYGLYATIVGLLAYALFGPSRILVLGPDSSLAAVILAVVLPLSGGDPHRAIALAGMMAIVSGVVCILAGIARLGFVTELLSKPIRYGYMNGIALTVLISQLPKLLGFSIESDGPLRNLWAIATAIMEGKTNWTAFMVGAATLAVILLFKGNKRVPSILIAVVGATIVVGVLDLAESAGISVLGSLPQGLPAFDIPWITRADIVPVLIGGFAVALVSFADTSVLSRVYAARSRTYVDPNQEMVGLGVTNLAAGFFQGFPICSSSSRTPVAEAAGAKTQLTGVIGAVAVALLLVVAPDLLKDLPTSALAAVVIASAIGLIEITDLRRIYRIQRWEFWLSIVCTVGVAVLGAIEGIGLAIVIAVIEFLWDGWRPYSAVLGRADGVKGYHDIKRYPDARLVPGLVLFRWDAPLFFANAELFHDRVLDAVAASPTPVRWLVVAAEPVTSVDVTSADMLADLDETLHAAGIKLCVAEMKDPVKDKLKRFGLFARLGETAFFPTVGTAVDSYLMIHPVDWEDEDR
- a CDS encoding FAD/FMN-containing dehydrogenase — its product is MKYWPVLLLSLLPLWAQALEVGERLAPWTLLDQFDQAFTLDNQTQTLLVARSMDAAKLVGAALQDQPKGYLEARHAVFVADIQRMPRLIAKMFAVPAMRDYPYRVMLDRDGRVAPRYPGSVDKVLWLQLKDGQLVGKHEYATAAQLREALEKALP
- a CDS encoding DUF1780 domain-containing protein; translated protein: MDDSDYLRLLTIAAEQANTFLSNARKWERERWVCQRLLQGLNIPYRADEFAPAGEPPDVLFRDANFEVFFVLDEGRRLNDEWRDELQRRRSAFSLSQLVRREAKPRRIPANEFLLRLAPTLRKKAHNYKERGMDLGELDIIAFASLKREVLDLNSHFPPPTEYLRQGWRSLSLVGPTFARVLFAHPDAPDFLRSNLGRSIVFDVGISL
- a CDS encoding DUF3094 domain-containing protein; its protein translation is MTSRLNPDDQKHVEEYLHLSQHQVERRPFRPWMLLVVVLAVTIGLGLLSRLISYLTL
- a CDS encoding AI-2E family transporter, with product MVPIPTLEKVFSRDLLDVLIRAGLVAVLVMFCFQIFSPFLDLMLWSVILAITLYPLQVRFKGKLGNKDGITATLIVLIVISILMVPVYLLGASLAESVGRVMTMVKTDSFHIPPPSATVASWPLVGEPLYNLWAQATTDLPHLAQKFIPQIKGVSLSLLSKLAGVSMGLLLFIVALIIAGIFLAYGESGHRSAVRIVTRFSGPINGPKIADLCTATIRAVALGVVGIAFIQMLLVGIGFVFMGVPGAGLLALAVLLLGIMQLPATLITLPVIVFVFMSEGASTATIVFAIYVFIAGLVDNVLKPLLLGRGVDVPMPVVLIGALGGMVTGGILGLFIGPVILAVGYQLFWEWVDQVQGPGPDNQGQT
- a CDS encoding HvfA family oxazolone/thioamide-modified RiPP metallophore — protein: MSRTTTLSKNTVGLLGAVLAGGMMLSGSVFASQPLTQGYLLASADQVVKTPEGKCGEGKCGDASMAKTDTDDDGKVSRAEFLKVAPKADFDKIDTNHDGQIDEQEAFDNVKANYEANGKKMPKGLFEHLKDNS
- a CDS encoding potassium channel family protein; translated protein: MLLNLLAGLPVMLFCLVLQAIFVTICLRQYVHFRHSKPPETQWLNILLLSMVMLLMLLSNFVQIAIWATLFMLLNEFDEFAIAMYHSAVNFATLGYGDIVMSPRWRLLGPLEAANGILMFGVSTSVMTAAVMDVIKHNMDRLQQRERP